In Arthrobacter sp. CJ23, the genomic window CAGATGGGCGTGGACCTGGCCATCGATGTGTCCAAGACCCGCGTCAAGGACGCCCAGAAGGAACTGGGCATGCGCGAGGGCTTCGACATTGGCCTGGAAATGTCCGGCCACCCCACGGCCTTGCCTGAGATGATCAACAACATGAACCACGGTGGCCGCATCGCCATGCTCGGCTTGCCGAGCCAGTCCATCGACATCGACTGGGGCAAGGTGGTCACCCACATGCTGACGCTGAAGGGCATCTACGGCCGCGAGATGTACGAGACCTGGTATGCCATGAGCGCCATGCTGTCCTCCAACCCCGCCCTGCACCGGAACATCTCCGCCGTCGTCACGGACAAGCTGTCCGCCGCCGACTGGGAGAAGGGCTTCGACATTGCCCGCGCCGGAACCGGCGGCAAGGTCGTCCTCGACTGGACCGAACTCTAGAGACCCCGGAAGCCAAGGAGCAAAGCACCATGTATTCAGCAATCAAAGACCAGCTGCAGGGCGAGCTGGACGAGATCCGCAGCGCCGGACTCTTCAAGACCGAACGCCACATCGATTCACCCCAGGCCAGCCACATCGCCGCCGGGCAGCTCGGCCAGCCCGCCGCCGCCGTCCTGAACTTCTGCGCCAACAACTACCTGGGCCTGGCCGACCACCCGGACATCATCGCCGCCGCCAAGTCCGCCATGGACGAGCGCGGCTTCGGCATGGCCTCGGTGCGCTTCATCTGCGGCACCCAGGACCTCCACCTCGAGCTCGAGGCGCGCGTCTCCAAGTTCCTGGGCACCGAGGACACCATCCTGTTCTCGAGCTGCTTCGACGCCAACGGCGGCGTGTTCGAGTCCCTCTTCGGCGCCGAAGACGCCATCATCTCCGACTCCCTGAACCATGCATCCATCATCGACGGCATCCGCCTGAGCAAGGCGCAGCGTTTCCGCTACGCCAACCAGGACATGGCGGACCTTGAGGCCAAGCTCATCGAGGCCACCACGCAGGCCACACCGGCCCGCCGGAAGATCATCGTCACGGACGGTGTCTTCTCCATGGACGGCTTCCTGGCCCCGCTGGAGGCGATCTGCGACCTCGCCGAGAAGTACGACGCCCTGGTCATGGTGGATGACTCCCACGCCGTGGGCTTCATGGGCTCCACCGGCGCAGGCACGCCTGAACACGCCGGCGTGTCGGACCGCGTGGACATCTACACCGGCACCTTCGGCAAGGCCCTGGGCGGCGCCTCCGGCGGCTACGTGTCCGGCCGCGGCGAGATCGTTGCCATGCTCCGCCAGAAGGCCCGCCCGTATCTGTTCTCCAACTCGCTCGCCCCGGCCATCGTCGCGGCCACCATCAAGGCCATCGAGCTGGTGCAGGGTTCCGGCGAGCTGCGCACGCGCCTGTTCGAGAATGCTGCCCTGTTCCGCCGCCGCATGAGCGAGGAAGGCTTCGAACTGCTCGACGGCGAACACGCCATCATCCCGGTCATGTTCGGCGATGCCGTGGTTGCCGCAAAGGTGGCCGACGAAATGCTCAGCCGCGGCGTGTTCGTGACGGCCTTCAGCTACCCCGTGGTGCCCAAGGGCGCCGCGCGCATCCGTGTCCAGCTCTCCGCCGCCCACAGCGCCGACGACGTCGAAGCCTGCGTCCAGGCGTTCATCAAGAGCCGGGCCGCAGTCGCCTGAAGCCCGGGAACCAGGCCGGCATTTCCCTGCCCCGATCAGTCCCCGTCTGGAAGGATGGAGCCATGGCTTCGAATTATGACGTGGTAATCGTGGGCGGCGGAATTGCCGGCCTGTCCTTGGCTTCTGCCCTGGCCGGGAAGTGCTCGGTGGCGCTGGTGGAGGCCGAGCAGTCGCTGGCCTTCCACACGTCCTCCCGCTCGGCCCGCCAGCTGATCCCCAGCTACGGTCCGCCCGTGGTGCAGGAACTCACCGTCCGCACGCTGGAGTTGTTGAAAGCCCGCGACGCCGAACTCCCGGAGCCGGTGCTGAGCCCGCGCAGCTTCATGCTGGTGGGCGAGGAAGCGATCGTCCGGGCCGAGTCCAGCGGCAACATGCATGCCATCACCCATGCCGAGGCACTCGGCCTGTGCCCCGTGCTCAGGCCGGAGTCCTTCACCGCGGCAGGCCTGGACACCGGCTCCTACGGCTGCAACGCGCCGCTGCTCCTGGAAGACCACCGCAGCCGTGCCGAGGCCGGGGGAGTGGACATCATCACCGGTGCCCGCGTCCACTCGGCCCAGCGGCTCGGCAGCGGCTGGCAGCTGGGCGCCGGCACCGAAGGCTTCCAGTCCGCCGTAGTGGTCAACGCGGCAGGTGCGTGGGCAGATGAGCTGGCCGTCATCAGCGGCGTGGAGAAGCTGGGACTCCAGCCGTTCCGCCGCACCGCGGCGATTGTCGACGTCGAGCAGCCGCTGGGTCCGGACACGCCCATGGTTGCCGCTGCGGATGACACCTACTATTTCAAGCCCGACGGCGGCCAGGTGCTGATCTCGCCATCCGAGACTGTGCCGAGCCGTGCCGAGGACGCCAAGCCGTACCCCGGCGACATCGAAAACCTCATCGCCCGCCTCAATTCCCTCACAACCCTCGGCATCCGTTCCGTGGACCGTGCCTGGACCGGGCTGCGCACCGAGGCGGCGGACGGGGTCCCAGTGGTGGGCTTCGACGCCGAGGCCCGGGGCTTCTTCTGGCTCGCCGGGCAGGGCGGCTACGGCTTCCAGACCTCCTCGGCCATCGCCGAGCTCGCGGCCGCCCTCGTCCTCGGCGAACTGTCCGGCAGGCCGTCCGGCCAGCACCCGGGCGCGGAGCAGAGTCCGGAATCCCGGACAGCAGAGGAGCTGGCTGCCGTGCGCTGGTCCATCCGGCGCTGAACAATGGGTTCATGAACGGGCACGCGAGCACACTCATCGGCAACATCGGCGAACTCATGACCCAGGACCTGGAGCACCGCGTCCTGAGGGACGCCGCCCTGGTGCTGGAAGGGGAGCGCATCTCCTGGATCGGCCCCTCCGCCGAGGCTCCGGCCGCCGACACGTTCGTGGACGCCGCCGGCCAGGCCGTGCTGCCCGGCTGGGTGGACTCCCACTCCCACCTCATCTTCGCAGGCGACCGCACCGCCGAGTTCGAGGCCCGCATGGCGGGCCAGAGCTACAGTGCCGGCGGCATCGCCGTGACCACCGGAGCCACCCGCGGAGCCAGCGACGAGGAGCTCACGCGCCTGGTGGCCGGACGCGTCGCCGAGGCGGTCTCACAGGGCACCACCTACCTGGAGAGCAAGACCGGCTATGGCCTGGACGTCGAGAACGAGGCCCGCAGCGCCCGCATCGCCGCGGCCGCCGTGGACGAAGTGACCTACCTGGGCGCCCACCTGGTGCCGGCAGGGGTGGACGCGGAGGAGTACACGGACCTCGTGTGCGGGCCGATGCTGGACGCCGTGCGCCCCTACGTCCGCTGGGCGGACGTCTTCTGCGAGCGCGGCGCCTTCACGGAGGATCAGTCCCGCCGCGTGCTGCAAGCCTGCCGGGACGCAGGCCTGGGCCTGCGGGTCCACGGCAACCAGCTCGGCGAGGGCCCGGGTGTGCAGCTCGCCGTGGAGTTCGGCGCGGCCAGCGTGGACCACGTCAACTACCTGTCCGACGCCGACATCCAGGCCCTCGCGGGCAGCTGGGCCGGCTGGGATGCCGCCGCCGGCACAGGAAGCCGCGGCACCGTGGCCACATGCCTGCCCGCCTGCGACCTCTCCACCCGCCAGCCGCTCGCCCCGGGCCGTGCCCTGATCGACGCCGGCGTCCAGATCGCCCTGGCGGCCAACTGCAACCCCGGCACCTCCTACACCAGCTCAATCGCATTCTGCGTGACCACGGCCGTGCTCCAGATGCACCTGAGCGTCCACGAGGCCGTCCGTGCGGCCACCTATGGCGGGGCGCTCGCCCTGGGCCGGGAGTCAGGGAACGACGTCGACGGCGAAAGGGCGGTGGGCTCCATCGCCGTCGGGCACCGCGCGGACCTGCACCTGCTCAAGGCGCCTTCTGCCACGCACCTGGCCTACCGGCCCGGCATCCCCCTGACCCAGGCCGTGTGGCGGGCAGGCGTGCGCGTCGTCTAGATAACAGCAACGCGGGGTCACCTAGCGCCTGTTCCGATCCCTCGGATGGGCGCTAAGTGACCCCGTGTTGTCTTAGGAACCCCTAGGCGCAGCTGAACCCCTAGGAGCAGCTGAACCCCTAGGCGCAGCTGAACTTGGCGTCCGCCCAGTCGGCCCAGTCGTCGCCGGCGTCGTCACCGTTCTTGTCGGCGATCAGTTCAACGCCCTGGACGCCGGTGATGTCCACCGAGACCGGGAGCGCTGCCGAGTCCGCGCTGAGGATCGGGGTCCGGAGCAGCTCGCGGCCGTCACCCTTGATGATGAACACCACGGAGCCGTGCAGGCCCTTGTTCAACTTGGCATCGTCAACACCCACCAGGGCGGTGAAGGCGCTGCACTTGGCCTCGGTGGCGATGGCGATCCTGGAGTCGGCGTGGGCGCCGATCCCCTTGGCATACGTGACGCCGTCCAGGCGGAGCTCCGGACCATCGCCGGCGTTCTCCTCACCGTTGGCGCGGTCCCGTTCAGCGGGGCCCCAGCCGTTGGTGCTGGCCGTCCACGGCAGGTCCGAGGCGAACACGGTGCCGCTCAGGCCGGCGGGCGGTACACCGTGGTGCGTCGTGGAGCAGGTGAACCTGGCCTCCGCCCAGTCGGCGTGGTCGTTGCCGTTCCCGTCGCCTGAATCGTTGGCCACCAGGTCAACATAGGCGGCACCCGTGACATCCACGGTGAGCGGGAGCGGGGCACTCAGCGCACCCAGGACAGGGGTGGTGACCTTCGTGGCGCCGTCGGCAACCACGGAGAACTTCACGCTGCCACGCGTGGCCTGGGCGTCGTCGATGCCCACCACGGCGGTGAAGGAGGTGCAGTAGCCGCCAAGGTAGTAGCGGACGGTGCTGTTGGCGTGGGCGCCCAGGCCCTTCGCGAAGGCCGTGCCGTTGAGCTTCAGCGGGCGGCCGTCGCCGCTGCCCTGTTCGCCGTTGGACATGTCCTTTTCCACCGGGCCCCAGCCGTTCGTGGCGCTCACCCATGGGTGGTCGCTGGCGAAGACCGTGGCCTGCGGCGGCTTGGGCAGGGTGCGCACCGAGGTGCTGGTGCTGATGGTGCGGGCACCGGCCGGCCCTGTGGTGGTGGTGTAGCGGGCCGTGGCCTTGACGGTGTAGTCGCCGTCAGCGTCCGCCGGAGCGGTCAGCTTCCACGTGGTGCCCAGGCGTCCGCCTGCGGGGAGCGTGGCGGCGGTGGCGGGAGTTGCCGGGGTTGCCGTCCAGCCCTGCGGCAGTTCGAGTTCCACGGCGAGGCCCGCGATGGCGGCCGGTTCGTCGGAGACGAACGTGGTCACGAAGTCCTGGGCCTTGCCCTGCTGCACCACATCGCCCTGGAGGGCCGCGCTCAGCTGGGCACAGGCCGGCACGGCCTCGGACGCGCCGAGGTCTTCGACCAGGAGGTTGTCCAGGGTGAAGTCCGAACCGTTCGCGGAACCGGTGCGCTGCAGGCCCACGAAGTAGTCGCCGCAGAAGCCGGTGTCCAGCACCTCCTCAAAGCGTGCCGTGCTCGTCTGCTCGCCGAGCGGCTGGCTTCCGGTCACTGCCGGTCCCGCCTGGGAGTCGTAGCCGGAAACCCAGGCGTACTGCCCTGCCTTGGAGTTCTGGTAGTCGAAGGAGACCTTGTACTTGTGGCCTGCCTGGAACGGCATGGTGTAGCCGGTGGTGCGGTAGACCATGCCGGGGGTGCCGTTGGGGCCGAGGTTCTCGTCGTGTGCAAGGAGGGACCAGGTGCCGCCGAGGACCTCGTCGATGACGTTGGTGTTCCAGCCCTTCTGGGTGAAGGGTTCGTTGCGTTCGGTGATGTGCGTGCGCGGGTCGGTGGAACCGCCGGCGTTGCCCTTCACGAACGGGCCCCAGCCCTGGTCCACGTTCTCGAAGTCCTCGCTGAGGACCCCGGTGCTGGGAACACGCTTCGCTTCCACGGCCCGGAAGTCGTCCACGCGGACCTTGGCTGTGCCGTCCCCTGCTTGGAAGCTGACGGTGGGGCGGGTGCCGTTCGTGGGCACATCGATGAGGACACGGAGGCGCTGGAAGTTGGTGCCGGTCTTCTCATCGGCCGCAACGGAGTTCGCCGCGTTGGAGCTGTCCACCGTGATGGTCTCGGTCTTGCCGCCGGGAACCTCCACCTTCAAGGTGGCGGGGCGGCTCTGGCCGGGCTCGATTTCGACGAAGGCACTCACCGAGTAGGTGCCGGCTTTGAATGGCAGCAGCTGCTGGGAGATGGAGGAAGCGCCGGCGCCGAGTTCGGCGTAGCGGCGGCCCTTGGCATCGCGGACAATCGCGGCCGTGCCCGTGGGGCTCCACTTCTGGAGGTCCACGGCGTTGAAGCCGGGGTCCTTGATCCGGGTGCCTTCGCCGAAGGAGGCGTCGGCGGGGACACTGACGGTGGCGGCGTTGGCGGTCAGCACATAGGGCTGGCCGGGATCTGCGGCGAGGGTGACCTGGCCGTTGACCACCGGGATGTCGGCCACCTTGACGCGGCCGTTGTCCGTCAGCTTGAACTGCTGCAGGCCGGTGGAGTTGCGGTACGCGTCGGTGAGCGTCCAGGTGGTGCTGCCGCCGGCCGGGTTGTAGTGGTAGAGCTTGTCCAGGGCGCCGCCCGTGGTGGAGGCCCAGGGGAGCAGGTACTTGTTGCCCTGGAGCACGGAGACGCCGTTGACGGTGATGTCGCGGGCCGCGGGGGTGTTGCCGGTGACTGCCACGCCGTCGGCGAGGTCGATGCGGTCGGCGGTCCACTTGGTGATCTGGTGGTGCTGCAGGTACTTGGCCGGCAGGTTGGCGGTCCAGATGTTGTTGTAGAACGCGTTGAAGTCGTTCTGGCCGGTCCAGCCTTCGAACTCCACGATGTGGGAGACGCCCAGTTTGGCGTCCGGGTTCCAGACGTCGGACTGGGTGTTGTTGATGAAGCGCAGGATCTGGGAGTTGACGCCCTTGTTGGTGCTGCCGCCGTACTTCTCATCGTTGGCCCAGTGCGACCAGGTGTTGTTGCGGGAGAGCTTGTCGGCCCATTCGGAGCCCACACGGAAGCCGTTCTTGACGAGCTCCTTCTGCAGGGTCTCCGCGAGCCAGCCGTATTCGTAGTAGACGTCAACGTACGCGAAGTCCAGGTTGTCGTCGGTGGCGTCGGCGAGTTCCTTGATGCGCTGGGCGAGCTTGCCGGAGTTGATGTCCTGGCGCTGGTTGATCATGTAGGACTGGTCCAGCCAGTTCCAGCCGAGGTTCTTGTTGGCGGTCAGCAGGTCCTCGGCGAAGGACTTGGCCTCGGGATAGATTTCGGTGGCGTTGATGTGCACGCCGAACCGGGCATTCCAGGCCTTGCCTGCGGAGACCAGCTTGTTGAGGTCTTCCAGGCCGCCGGCCCGGGTGTTGAAGTTGTTGCCGTAGTCCGTGTTGGCCGAGTCGTGGCCCTCGCTGGTGTAGCCCTTGAGCATGGCCACCTGGCCCAGTCCGTCCGTGGCGAGGGAGATGCGCTTGACGTCGTCCAGGGTGCGCAGGAACGGGTGGGTTGCCTGCGAGGCGAAGTTGAACGGGATGTGCGTGATGACGTTGTCCGGCGTCTGCCCGCCCTTGTTGGCGCTGACCTGGATGGAACGCATGGCGATGGCCGCGTCCTGCCAGTCCACGCCGCCGTCGGCGTTGGCGTCCGGGGTGATGGCCACCTTGGTCCAGGGGAGTTCCTCGGTGGTGGCGGAGCCTTCGGCCCGGTAGAGCCACTGGCCGCTGGCCACGCCCATGGCCACGCCGCCGGCGCCATCGCTGACGGCCTGGCGCCAGAAGCGGCCCTGGTCCTTGGTGCCGGGGCCTGAGGAGGTGTCGTAGAGGGCGTTGGATTCCAGCGCGGCACCGAGCTCGGCGGTGTTGGCGAGCGCGTAGGCTGAGCTCTTCGCCGCGGCGTCCAGCGGGGTTGCCGCCGTCACCGGGGTGAAGAGATCTCCGGTGACCCCGCGGTCCACGGAGAGGTTGGCGGTGGAGACCTGTGCGCCGGGCTGGCTGGAGGCCACGGAGACCAGGCTGAGCTGGGGTAGCCGGAGGGTCCGGACCTGGTGCTCGGCGGAGTCGTTGATGGCGGTGACGTTGAACGAGACCACGTTCTTGTCCACGGCCAGCCTTGCGTTGATGGTGGTGTTGCCGAATCCCGGGACGGTCAGGACGTAGTCCATCCGGTTCGGCGCCGGCTGTGAGGACGTGGCGGTGACTTCGTGTTCGACGCCGTTGATGGTGATGGTCTTCAGCTGTCCGGTGGTGCCGCCGAGCCGTGCGCTGCTGGCGACATCCGTGTAGCCGAGGACCTGCGGGAAGACGGTGGAAACGGCAACGCTGAGCTTCTCCGAGGTGAGCGTGGCGGTGTTGGCGGGAGTGACGGCCTCAAGGGCAGTGACTGCGGAAGCCGAGGGGATGGCGAGCAGGCCTAGCGAGGATGAGGCGACGACGCACGCAAGGCTGAGCACTGCGAGGCGTCTGGGGGATGACAAGCGGGGCATCCATTGCTCCTTCTTGATTTTTCCTAGCGAACATCGATCATGTTCTTGCGGACTGCACCAAGACTGCTCTATCGGACACAAGTTGACAAGAGTTAACGGAATATTGGGCAAAAGGAACAAAAAATCACATAAATGAGCGCTGTGGGCGGGTTGCCGACACTGGGTTGCGGCGGCAGGGCGCAACGGCCGGGACGTGTCCGGCGAGTGATCCTTGTGCGATTGAAAATGATCGTTTAGTGTTTCTAGTGAGCATAAAACGTCACACCAATCGGAGTGACAGGGCAATTGGACGGATGCACCATCGATCCCCGCGGAGCGATGGTGAACCACGCAGGCAGGAGCGGAACACGCGATGAGCACGAACATCTTGGGCGCCTTCATGGAAGAAGAACTGGTCTCCCAGCCGGACGTCTGGCAGCGGGCCATCGAGCAGGCCCGCGCAGAGCAGCTCCTGCCGGCCGACGGCGAACGCATCGCCGTGATCGGCTGCGGCACCTCCTGGTTCATGGCCCAGAGCTACGCCGCCGCCCGCGAATCCGCCGGCAAGGGCGTCACCGACGCCTTCGCCGCCTCGGAAGCCTTTGTGAACAGCAACAGTGCCGGCCGCCAGTACGACGCCGTTGTGGCGATAACGCGCTCCGGCACCACCACCGAGGTGCTCGAACTGCTCACCGAACTCAAGGGGACTGTCCGCACCATCGCCGTGATCGGCGATACCGGGTCCCCGATCGTCGGCCTGGCAGACGCCATTGTCGGCCTGCCCTACGCCGATGAGCGTTCGGTCGTCCAGACCCGCTTCGCCACCACGGCCCTGGTCTACCTGCTGAGCAGCCTCGGCATCGACCTCGCCGCGGCAGTCGAGGATGCCCGCGACGCCGTCACCGGAAGCGTCCCGCAGGAACTGCTCGACGCCGAACAGTTCACCTTCCTCGGACGCGGCTGGACCGTGGGCCTGGCCCACGAGGCCGGGCTGAAGATGCGCGAGGCTGTCCAGGGCTGGACCGAGTCCTACCCGGCCATGGAATACCGCCACGGACCCATCTCCATCGCCGCCCCGGGCCGCGTCACCTGGCTCTTCGGCGAGCAGCCCGAGGGCCTGGAGAACGACATGGCCGTCACGGGCGCCTTGTACATCCACACGGACAAGCACCCGCTGGCCGAGCTGGCCAGGGTCCATAAGGTCACGCTTGAGCGTGCCCGCGTCCGTGGCCTCAACCCGGACCTGCCCCGGAACCTGACGCGTTCCGTCATCCTCGACGTCACCGCGTAGGTCCTCCCATGGTTCTCGGAGCCGCTGAAGCAGCAGTCCTGGCCTTCGACGTCGGCGGGACCGACCTGAAGGCCGGGCTGGTGGACGCCGACGGCAGGGTGCTGGGCATGCGCCGCGTCCCCACGCCCCTGGATCCCGCCCGCCCCGGCGAGGCCATCCTGGACCGTGTCGCGGAACTAGCCCGGGAACTGGCTGAAGAATTCCCGCAGGCCCCGGCGCGGGCAGCCGGCGTGATCGTCCCCGGAATCGTGGACTCCGCGGCCGGCATCGGCATCTACTCCGCCAATCTCGGCTGGCGGGACTTCCCGTTCACCGCCGAAGCCGAGCGCCGCCTCGGACTGCCGGTCGCCTTCAACCATGACGTCCGCTCAGCCTCGGCAGTGGAACACCGCTACGGCGGCTCCCGGGAATTCGACGATGTGGTGGTGATGGTGGTGGGCACCGGGATCGCCGCGGCCGTCTTCTCCGGCGGGGAGGCCGTCACCGCCGGCGGCTTCGCCGGCGAGCTTG contains:
- a CDS encoding glycine C-acetyltransferase, translated to MYSAIKDQLQGELDEIRSAGLFKTERHIDSPQASHIAAGQLGQPAAAVLNFCANNYLGLADHPDIIAAAKSAMDERGFGMASVRFICGTQDLHLELEARVSKFLGTEDTILFSSCFDANGGVFESLFGAEDAIISDSLNHASIIDGIRLSKAQRFRYANQDMADLEAKLIEATTQATPARRKIIVTDGVFSMDGFLAPLEAICDLAEKYDALVMVDDSHAVGFMGSTGAGTPEHAGVSDRVDIYTGTFGKALGGASGGYVSGRGEIVAMLRQKARPYLFSNSLAPAIVAATIKAIELVQGSGELRTRLFENAALFRRRMSEEGFELLDGEHAIIPVMFGDAVVAAKVADEMLSRGVFVTAFSYPVVPKGAARIRVQLSAAHSADDVEACVQAFIKSRAAVA
- a CDS encoding FAD-binding oxidoreductase; protein product: MASNYDVVIVGGGIAGLSLASALAGKCSVALVEAEQSLAFHTSSRSARQLIPSYGPPVVQELTVRTLELLKARDAELPEPVLSPRSFMLVGEEAIVRAESSGNMHAITHAEALGLCPVLRPESFTAAGLDTGSYGCNAPLLLEDHRSRAEAGGVDIITGARVHSAQRLGSGWQLGAGTEGFQSAVVVNAAGAWADELAVISGVEKLGLQPFRRTAAIVDVEQPLGPDTPMVAAADDTYYFKPDGGQVLISPSETVPSRAEDAKPYPGDIENLIARLNSLTTLGIRSVDRAWTGLRTEAADGVPVVGFDAEARGFFWLAGQGGYGFQTSSAIAELAAALVLGELSGRPSGQHPGAEQSPESRTAEELAAVRWSIRR
- the hutI gene encoding imidazolonepropionase, with protein sequence MNGHASTLIGNIGELMTQDLEHRVLRDAALVLEGERISWIGPSAEAPAADTFVDAAGQAVLPGWVDSHSHLIFAGDRTAEFEARMAGQSYSAGGIAVTTGATRGASDEELTRLVAGRVAEAVSQGTTYLESKTGYGLDVENEARSARIAAAAVDEVTYLGAHLVPAGVDAEEYTDLVCGPMLDAVRPYVRWADVFCERGAFTEDQSRRVLQACRDAGLGLRVHGNQLGEGPGVQLAVEFGAASVDHVNYLSDADIQALAGSWAGWDAAAGTGSRGTVATCLPACDLSTRQPLAPGRALIDAGVQIALAANCNPGTSYTSSIAFCVTTAVLQMHLSVHEAVRAATYGGALALGRESGNDVDGERAVGSIAVGHRADLHLLKAPSATHLAYRPGIPLTQAVWRAGVRVV
- a CDS encoding endo-alpha-N-acetylgalactosaminidase family protein, whose protein sequence is MPRLSSPRRLAVLSLACVVASSSLGLLAIPSASAVTALEAVTPANTATLTSEKLSVAVSTVFPQVLGYTDVASSARLGGTTGQLKTITINGVEHEVTATSSQPAPNRMDYVLTVPGFGNTTINARLAVDKNVVSFNVTAINDSAEHQVRTLRLPQLSLVSVASSQPGAQVSTANLSVDRGVTGDLFTPVTAATPLDAAAKSSAYALANTAELGAALESNALYDTSSGPGTKDQGRFWRQAVSDGAGGVAMGVASGQWLYRAEGSATTEELPWTKVAITPDANADGGVDWQDAAIAMRSIQVSANKGGQTPDNVITHIPFNFASQATHPFLRTLDDVKRISLATDGLGQVAMLKGYTSEGHDSANTDYGNNFNTRAGGLEDLNKLVSAGKAWNARFGVHINATEIYPEAKSFAEDLLTANKNLGWNWLDQSYMINQRQDINSGKLAQRIKELADATDDNLDFAYVDVYYEYGWLAETLQKELVKNGFRVGSEWADKLSRNNTWSHWANDEKYGGSTNKGVNSQILRFINNTQSDVWNPDAKLGVSHIVEFEGWTGQNDFNAFYNNIWTANLPAKYLQHHQITKWTADRIDLADGVAVTGNTPAARDITVNGVSVLQGNKYLLPWASTTGGALDKLYHYNPAGGSTTWTLTDAYRNSTGLQQFKLTDNGRVKVADIPVVNGQVTLAADPGQPYVLTANAATVSVPADASFGEGTRIKDPGFNAVDLQKWSPTGTAAIVRDAKGRRYAELGAGASSISQQLLPFKAGTYSVSAFVEIEPGQSRPATLKVEVPGGKTETITVDSSNAANSVAADEKTGTNFQRLRVLIDVPTNGTRPTVSFQAGDGTAKVRVDDFRAVEAKRVPSTGVLSEDFENVDQGWGPFVKGNAGGSTDPRTHITERNEPFTQKGWNTNVIDEVLGGTWSLLAHDENLGPNGTPGMVYRTTGYTMPFQAGHKYKVSFDYQNSKAGQYAWVSGYDSQAGPAVTGSQPLGEQTSTARFEEVLDTGFCGDYFVGLQRTGSANGSDFTLDNLLVEDLGASEAVPACAQLSAALQGDVVQQGKAQDFVTTFVSDEPAAIAGLAVELELPQGWTATPATPATAATLPAGGRLGTTWKLTAPADADGDYTVKATARYTTTTGPAGARTISTSTSVRTLPKPPQATVFASDHPWVSATNGWGPVEKDMSNGEQGSGDGRPLKLNGTAFAKGLGAHANSTVRYYLGGYCTSFTAVVGIDDAQATRGSVKFSVVADGATKVTTPVLGALSAPLPLTVDVTGAAYVDLVANDSGDGNGNDHADWAEARFTCSTTHHGVPPAGLSGTVFASDLPWTASTNGWGPAERDRANGEENAGDGPELRLDGVTYAKGIGAHADSRIAIATEAKCSAFTALVGVDDAKLNKGLHGSVVFIIKGDGRELLRTPILSADSAALPVSVDITGVQGVELIADKNGDDAGDDWADWADAKFSCA
- a CDS encoding SIS domain-containing protein — translated: MSTNILGAFMEEELVSQPDVWQRAIEQARAEQLLPADGERIAVIGCGTSWFMAQSYAAARESAGKGVTDAFAASEAFVNSNSAGRQYDAVVAITRSGTTTEVLELLTELKGTVRTIAVIGDTGSPIVGLADAIVGLPYADERSVVQTRFATTALVYLLSSLGIDLAAAVEDARDAVTGSVPQELLDAEQFTFLGRGWTVGLAHEAGLKMREAVQGWTESYPAMEYRHGPISIAAPGRVTWLFGEQPEGLENDMAVTGALYIHTDKHPLAELARVHKVTLERARVRGLNPDLPRNLTRSVILDVTA
- a CDS encoding ROK family protein, which gives rise to MVLGAAEAAVLAFDVGGTDLKAGLVDADGRVLGMRRVPTPLDPARPGEAILDRVAELARELAEEFPQAPARAAGVIVPGIVDSAAGIGIYSANLGWRDFPFTAEAERRLGLPVAFNHDVRSASAVEHRYGGSREFDDVVVMVVGTGIAAAVFSGGEAVTAGGFAGELGHALVPDPDRPGSTILEAVGSAGAIAKRYTAHSGTPVAGAREVLERARGGEALAARIWADAIDALAFSICQCVSIMGTEAIVIGGGLAEAGEELLAPLRARVDQMLDFQRRPVIIRAQLGQDAGLLGAAMNARTLLAPVPALTPGPAPAPEHAQAPQHASGPTGAAR